In Planctomycetia bacterium, one DNA window encodes the following:
- the rdgB gene encoding RdgB/HAM1 family non-canonical purine NTP pyrophosphatase: MKLLIATGNPSKLREMREVLSKAVGSLRPHLEWVGLESLASAPPEPEETGSTFLENATLKAIYYSRATAMPALADDSGLEVDALGGAPGVASAYYDERFADRPRAERDAANNARLISRISAIPPDRRTARYRCVLVLADGERVLATADGSLEGMIVTEPRGAGGFGYDPYFYLPAYGQTVAQLSADEKNAISHRGVALRRMCEKLASLPTAAWQARVE, translated from the coding sequence ATGAAGCTTCTCATCGCAACGGGCAATCCCTCGAAACTTCGGGAAATGCGCGAGGTGTTGAGCAAGGCCGTTGGCTCGCTAAGGCCGCACCTTGAATGGGTCGGCCTGGAATCGCTTGCCTCGGCGCCGCCGGAGCCGGAGGAGACTGGCAGCACGTTTCTTGAAAACGCGACGCTCAAGGCGATTTATTACTCGCGCGCGACGGCGATGCCTGCGCTGGCGGATGACAGCGGACTGGAAGTGGACGCGCTGGGGGGCGCGCCGGGCGTTGCGTCGGCCTATTATGACGAACGATTCGCCGATCGTCCGCGAGCGGAGCGCGACGCGGCTAACAACGCCAGGTTGATTTCGCGGATTTCAGCCATCCCGCCGGACCGTCGAACGGCGCGGTACCGGTGTGTGCTGGTGCTGGCGGATGGGGAACGTGTGCTGGCGACGGCGGACGGATCGCTCGAGGGGATGATCGTGACCGAGCCGAGGGGGGCGGGTGGTTTTGGCTACGATCCTTATTTCTATCTGCCGGCATACGGCCAAACCGTCGCCCAGCTATCGGCCGATGAAAAGAATGCGATCAGCCATCGGGGCGTGGCGCTTCGGCGGATGTGCGAGAAGCTGGCGTCGCTCCCAACCGCCGCATGGCAGGCGCGTGTGGAATGA
- the rph gene encoding ribonuclease PH: MKRIDGRKASELRPVKIRRNFTRAAAGSVWIAFGETQVLCTASVDEAVPEWRKGRGVGWVTAEYEMLPGSTPDRKARSRSGKIDGRTQEIQRLIGRAMRAVVDVEKLGERTIWLDCDVLQADGGTRTAAITGAYVALADAVSKLRRSGKLKVSPLTDRVAAVSVGLVGGEVLLDLCYAEDKDAEVDFNVVMTNRGRFVEIQGAAEAGTFTRLQMNKMVSMGERGVRALLAIQQKALSKAKR, encoded by the coding sequence ATGAAACGAATCGATGGGCGCAAAGCGAGCGAGCTTCGACCGGTGAAGATCCGGCGGAACTTCACGCGCGCGGCGGCCGGCTCGGTGTGGATCGCTTTTGGCGAGACGCAGGTGTTGTGCACCGCGTCGGTGGACGAGGCGGTGCCGGAATGGCGCAAGGGTCGCGGCGTCGGCTGGGTGACGGCGGAATACGAAATGCTTCCCGGCAGCACGCCGGATCGCAAGGCGCGGAGTCGTTCGGGCAAGATCGACGGCCGCACGCAGGAGATTCAGCGTCTGATCGGCCGGGCGATGCGCGCGGTGGTGGACGTGGAGAAGCTGGGCGAGCGGACGATTTGGCTGGACTGCGACGTGTTGCAGGCCGACGGCGGGACGCGGACGGCGGCGATCACGGGAGCGTACGTGGCGCTGGCCGATGCGGTATCGAAGCTGCGCCGGTCGGGCAAGCTGAAAGTCAGTCCGTTGACGGATCGCGTGGCGGCCGTGAGCGTGGGGCTGGTCGGCGGCGAGGTGCTGCTTGATCTGTGCTACGCCGAGGACAAGGACGCCGAGGTGGATTTCAATGTCGTGATGACGAATCGCGGGCGGTTTGTGGAGATTCAGGGGGCGGCCGAGGCGGGAACGTTTACCCGATTGCAGATGAACAAGATGGTGTCGATGGGTGAGCGCGGCGTGCGAGCGCTGCTGGCGATTCAGCAGAAGGCCCTGTCGAAGGCGAAGCGATGA
- the tsaE gene encoding tRNA (adenosine(37)-N6)-threonylcarbamoyltransferase complex ATPase subunit type 1 TsaE encodes MSAAWCVELESRSVADTLAIGRALGGALGSGDVLALVGELGAGKTHLAKGLARGLGVADDRAVTSPTFVLINEYRGRCVVHHIDAYRLRSGAELAALGFEELCEGGAVVLVEWADRVRDVLPADCAWLSIEATGEMTRRMRLEASDAAQAARLAAAGLDQWRRAGDKT; translated from the coding sequence ATGAGCGCGGCGTGGTGCGTGGAACTCGAGTCGCGCAGCGTGGCGGATACGCTGGCGATCGGCCGGGCGCTCGGCGGCGCGCTGGGCAGCGGCGATGTGTTGGCGCTGGTGGGGGAGCTGGGTGCAGGCAAGACGCATCTGGCGAAGGGGCTGGCGCGGGGGCTTGGCGTGGCGGACGACCGCGCGGTGACGAGTCCTACGTTTGTATTAATAAACGAGTACCGAGGCCGGTGCGTCGTGCATCACATAGACGCGTATCGGTTGCGGAGCGGGGCCGAGCTGGCGGCGCTGGGATTCGAGGAGTTGTGCGAGGGCGGTGCGGTCGTGCTGGTGGAGTGGGCCGACCGGGTGCGCGACGTGCTGCCGGCCGACTGCGCGTGGTTGTCGATCGAGGCGACCGGCGAAATGACGCGGCGGATGCGGCTGGAGGCGAGCGATGCGGCGCAGGCGGCGCGTCTCGCGGCGGCCGGTCTTGACCAATGGCGCAGGGCGGGGGATAAGACCTGA
- a CDS encoding thiamine-monophosphate kinase: protein MAKGEDELIAWIRSRSTSAPSGLVLGPGDDMAQVRAGAGGLLVACDLVMDGVDFDSAVHTPRQMGRKAMAVNLSDCAAMAVRPRWALMSVALPARWTMEQAQELFAGAESIAGEFDCRIIGGDTNSWDKPLVVDVTILAEPWDGLNGPVTRSGMRPGDALHVTGRLGGSIWEHHLTFTPRVREARVLSAALGPDLHAMMDLSDGLSVDAARMAAASGCGVELDEGAVRALHREVLREKRDDRSLTSHVLDDGEDFELFFAVPEHASDRVMACRKEGITCDLRRIGSAIAESGVWLKRMYGGRERVEPRGWRHFREAGGSA from the coding sequence ATGGCGAAAGGCGAAGATGAGTTGATCGCGTGGATCCGTTCGCGGTCGACGTCCGCGCCGTCGGGGCTGGTGCTCGGTCCGGGCGATGACATGGCGCAGGTGCGCGCAGGGGCGGGCGGATTGCTCGTGGCCTGCGACCTGGTGATGGACGGCGTGGATTTTGACAGCGCCGTGCACACGCCGCGGCAGATGGGGCGCAAGGCGATGGCGGTGAATCTTTCGGACTGCGCCGCCATGGCGGTGCGACCGCGCTGGGCACTGATGAGCGTGGCGCTGCCGGCGCGTTGGACGATGGAGCAGGCGCAGGAATTGTTCGCCGGTGCGGAATCGATCGCGGGGGAGTTTGACTGCCGCATCATCGGGGGCGACACGAACAGTTGGGACAAGCCGCTCGTGGTGGATGTGACGATTCTGGCGGAACCGTGGGACGGTTTGAACGGGCCGGTGACGCGAAGCGGGATGCGGCCGGGCGATGCGTTGCATGTGACCGGTCGGCTGGGCGGGTCGATCTGGGAGCATCATTTGACGTTCACGCCGCGCGTGCGCGAGGCGCGGGTGCTGTCGGCGGCGCTGGGGCCGGACCTTCACGCGATGATGGATTTGAGCGATGGGCTGTCGGTGGACGCGGCGCGGATGGCGGCGGCGAGCGGCTGCGGGGTGGAGTTGGACGAAGGTGCGGTTCGAGCGCTGCATCGGGAGGTGTTGAGGGAAAAGAGGGACGACCGTTCGCTGACATCTCATGTGTTGGATGATGGTGAGGACTTTGAGTTGTTCTTTGCGGTGCCGGAGCATGCGTCGGATCGCGTGATGGCGTGCCGGAAAGAAGGCATCACATGTGATCTAAGACGGATCGGTTCGGCGATCGCCGAATCGGGCGTGTGGTTGAAGCGGATGTACGGCGGCCGGGAGCGGGTCGAGCCGCGTGGCTGGCGGCACTTTCGCGAGGCGGGCGGATCGGCATGA
- the ispD gene encoding 2-C-methyl-D-erythritol 4-phosphate cytidylyltransferase, protein MVKMSVLVLAAGSGKRFGGIESKIFARLDNQPLFLRALQLFVNREDVAQTILVVSPRDLDQMKSKYGANLGFMGVQLVAGGDERFHSVANGLAAINDDAEYVAVHDAARVCVAAEWIDAIFAAAQKSGAAAPVIPVTSTLKRVGPDHLIGETVPRDGLYMSQTPQIFRRSILVKAYEWLKNRPADRPPVTDDAQLVTESGGAVTAVEGDARNIKITTRGDLVLAGAVLKALPQRPVSRRGAFEEAQW, encoded by the coding sequence ATGGTCAAAATGAGCGTCCTCGTTCTCGCCGCGGGCAGCGGCAAGCGATTCGGCGGCATCGAAAGCAAAATCTTTGCCCGACTCGACAATCAGCCGCTCTTCCTCCGCGCGCTTCAGCTTTTCGTCAATCGCGAGGACGTCGCCCAGACAATCCTCGTCGTCTCGCCGCGCGATCTGGACCAGATGAAATCCAAGTACGGCGCGAACCTCGGCTTCATGGGCGTCCAACTGGTCGCCGGAGGCGACGAGCGCTTTCACTCCGTCGCCAACGGTCTGGCCGCCATCAACGACGACGCCGAGTACGTCGCCGTCCACGATGCCGCGCGCGTCTGCGTCGCCGCCGAATGGATTGATGCCATCTTCGCCGCGGCACAGAAATCCGGCGCGGCCGCGCCGGTCATCCCCGTGACCTCCACGCTCAAGCGCGTCGGCCCCGATCACCTCATCGGGGAGACCGTCCCGCGCGACGGCCTGTACATGAGCCAGACGCCGCAGATTTTTCGGCGCAGCATCCTGGTGAAAGCATACGAATGGCTTAAAAATCGCCCGGCCGATCGGCCGCCCGTCACCGATGATGCACAGCTCGTCACCGAATCCGGCGGCGCCGTCACGGCCGTCGAGGGCGACGCGCGAAACATCAAGATCACGACGCGCGGCGATCTGGTGCTCGCCGGCGCGGTGCTCAAGGCCCTGCCGCAACGGCCTGTGTCCCGCCGCGGCGCGTTCGAAGAGGCACAGTGGTAG
- a CDS encoding cytochrome c encodes MARLLPFVRSVCSTLAPSLALAALMALATPIACNQPAGSAARLDSEDEGHGLHTVQNQRLADIMNELKALDFEGMARRASSGGADARLVAAARHAADLATDARLMPHLFKSETFTDEHRRVFDHLAGRLQIQCLELRDAASASNVPATRAKLEQVIRTCNECHASFRGPSMAWVRDDDVPY; translated from the coding sequence ATGGCCCGTTTGCTTCCATTCGTCCGGAGTGTTTGTTCAACGCTCGCGCCCAGCCTCGCGCTGGCCGCCCTGATGGCGCTCGCGACGCCAATCGCCTGCAATCAGCCAGCCGGTTCCGCCGCACGACTGGACAGCGAAGACGAAGGCCACGGCCTGCACACCGTGCAGAACCAGCGGCTTGCCGACATCATGAATGAATTGAAGGCGTTGGACTTCGAGGGAATGGCCCGCCGCGCTTCATCCGGCGGAGCGGACGCACGGCTCGTCGCCGCCGCGCGGCACGCGGCCGATCTCGCGACCGATGCCCGACTCATGCCGCATTTGTTCAAATCCGAAACGTTCACCGACGAGCATCGACGCGTCTTCGATCACCTCGCCGGCCGATTGCAGATTCAATGCCTCGAGCTGCGCGACGCCGCATCGGCCAGCAACGTCCCGGCCACCCGCGCCAAGCTCGAGCAGGTCATCCGCACCTGCAACGAGTGCCACGCGTCGTTCCGCGGACCGAGCATGGCCTGGGTCCGCGACGACGACGTGCCATATTAA
- a CDS encoding homoserine dehydrogenase, whose product MIPTVGIGILGCGAVGTQVARILLTEGDELARRCGIQFQLRHVVVRNLAAPRDVALSPGVLSNDPRRILADPQTHVVIELAGGATLAREFILAALAAGKHVVTANKALLALHGREIFAAARAARTCVAFEAAVAGGIPLIESVRRGLVANRIDTIVGILNGTSNFILTRMLENNASYAHALAEAQRLGYAEADPTLDVEGIDAAHKLTILASLGMRCAVEFGRVATRGISGIQLGDLTAADELGYACKLLAIARNDAAGMDLSVQPAFVPKTHPLAAVHGPFNAVSVYGHHVGHTFYFGRGAGGEPTASAVIADLIDVALGNAARIAERLAVLPDVCPPPAYRPPGESVSPFYIRLGLSDQPGGIGRIATALGEESISIATIVQHEPPQTRSAAAVPVIVTTHPAQERAVRDALEKIARLDVVLERPISIRILDDLTA is encoded by the coding sequence ATGATTCCCACGGTCGGCATCGGCATTCTGGGTTGCGGCGCGGTCGGCACCCAGGTCGCGCGAATTCTTCTAACCGAGGGCGACGAACTGGCCCGGCGGTGTGGGATTCAATTCCAGCTTCGTCATGTCGTGGTTCGCAATCTCGCGGCCCCGCGCGACGTCGCCTTGTCCCCCGGGGTGCTTTCAAACGACCCGCGCCGCATTCTCGCCGACCCGCAGACTCATGTCGTGATCGAACTGGCCGGCGGGGCGACGCTAGCGCGCGAGTTCATCCTCGCCGCCCTGGCGGCGGGCAAACACGTGGTGACGGCCAACAAGGCCCTGCTGGCTCTGCATGGGCGCGAGATTTTCGCCGCGGCCCGCGCTGCGCGGACCTGCGTCGCGTTTGAGGCAGCGGTCGCAGGAGGAATTCCGCTGATCGAATCGGTCCGCCGCGGCCTCGTCGCCAATCGCATCGATACAATCGTAGGAATACTGAACGGCACGAGCAACTTCATCCTCACGCGCATGCTGGAGAACAACGCCAGCTACGCCCACGCCCTGGCCGAGGCCCAGCGCCTGGGCTACGCCGAGGCCGACCCGACCCTCGACGTCGAGGGCATCGACGCCGCGCACAAGCTCACGATCCTCGCCAGCCTCGGCATGCGCTGCGCGGTCGAATTCGGACGCGTCGCCACGCGCGGCATCTCCGGAATTCAACTCGGCGACCTCACCGCCGCCGACGAACTCGGCTACGCCTGCAAGCTGCTCGCCATCGCGCGAAACGACGCGGCCGGGATGGACCTCTCCGTGCAACCGGCGTTTGTCCCCAAGACCCACCCGCTCGCCGCTGTTCACGGCCCGTTCAACGCCGTCAGCGTCTACGGCCATCACGTCGGCCATACGTTCTACTTCGGGCGCGGCGCCGGCGGCGAACCCACGGCCAGCGCCGTCATCGCCGATCTCATCGACGTCGCCCTCGGCAACGCCGCGCGCATAGCCGAGCGCCTGGCCGTGCTGCCCGACGTCTGCCCGCCGCCGGCCTATCGCCCGCCAGGTGAAAGCGTGTCGCCATTCTACATTCGTCTGGGACTGTCGGATCAACCCGGCGGCATCGGCCGAATCGCCACCGCCCTCGGCGAAGAATCCATCAGCATCGCCACGATCGTGCAGCACGAGCCGCCGCAGACACGCTCCGCCGCGGCCGTCCCGGTGATCGTCACGACGCATCCGGCCCAAGAACGCGCCGTACGAGATGCCCTCGAAAAAATCGCGCGGCTGGACGTCGTCCTGGAACGCCCGATCTCGATCCGCATCCTAGATGACCTGACGGCGTGA
- a CDS encoding 16S rRNA (uracil(1498)-N(3))-methyltransferase: MRRRAFKVDDLGGDRVMLRGDAAHHALHVLRLSVGEEIALFDGRGQRATARIVGASADEVVTEVLDRTVDELTIALIIATAIPKGERADWLVEKCAELGVAELIPLQCERGQVLPGAGKLARWRRKADEAARQSGQSRSMTIREPTGLADALADCARDGLVWYGAPGAARTLAEVIGETMTGAAASRGASIWIGPEGGFSPGEIARLEQSGGQGVSLGGTILRVETAAVAAAAVWSAMKST; this comes from the coding sequence ATGCGGCGTCGAGCCTTCAAGGTGGACGATCTGGGCGGTGATCGCGTGATGCTGCGGGGCGACGCGGCGCATCACGCGCTGCACGTGCTGCGGTTGTCGGTCGGCGAGGAGATCGCGCTGTTCGATGGTCGGGGGCAGCGCGCGACGGCGCGGATCGTCGGGGCTTCGGCAGACGAAGTTGTGACGGAGGTTCTGGATCGCACGGTCGATGAATTGACAATCGCCTTAATAATCGCGACCGCGATTCCCAAGGGCGAGCGGGCGGATTGGCTGGTGGAGAAGTGCGCCGAACTGGGGGTCGCGGAGTTGATTCCGCTGCAATGCGAGCGCGGGCAGGTGTTGCCCGGCGCGGGGAAGCTGGCGCGGTGGCGGCGCAAGGCGGACGAAGCGGCCAGGCAGAGCGGGCAATCGCGGAGCATGACGATCCGCGAGCCGACGGGGCTGGCGGATGCGCTGGCGGATTGCGCGCGCGATGGGTTGGTGTGGTATGGCGCGCCGGGCGCGGCGAGAACGCTGGCAGAGGTGATTGGCGAAACCATGACCGGCGCTGCGGCTTCTCGCGGCGCGTCGATCTGGATCGGACCGGAAGGCGGCTTCTCACCGGGCGAGATCGCTCGACTGGAACAATCGGGTGGGCAAGGGGTGTCGCTGGGTGGCACGATTCTTCGCGTGGAGACGGCGGCGGTCGCGGCGGCGGCGGTGTGGAGCGCGATGAAAAGCACCTAG
- a CDS encoding DUF1571 domain-containing protein, with amino-acid sequence MPAESRPSPNLKLTFVFGLALAGMLYAEFQRSDVNEVIVRPHSPVVLAAERTEVDPFEKLIRNDPLEALKAARSRHEREVRDYQCVMVKQELLPSGMSEEQEIDVKFRAEPYSVMMHWLRNPGLAERVIYVKGRWIDEDADNVEEREQAVAQPGKIAQLFVKSVKQPIRGRMAKKSSRRFLDEFGFKRAMDLLIRYCEIARDRGELKLEFLGESHFDGRPVWVVRRTLPYNGENGLYPDRVAEILIDKELRVPVAVYCYSHTDRRPENLLGKYEYRNIRLHTGLSDRDFEPTTYGM; translated from the coding sequence ATGCCCGCTGAATCTCGGCCGTCGCCGAATCTGAAGCTGACCTTTGTGTTTGGACTGGCGCTGGCCGGCATGTTGTACGCGGAGTTTCAGCGGAGCGACGTGAACGAAGTCATCGTTCGACCGCACTCGCCGGTTGTTCTGGCCGCCGAGCGGACGGAAGTGGACCCCTTTGAGAAATTGATTCGCAACGATCCGCTGGAGGCGCTGAAAGCCGCGCGGTCTCGGCACGAGCGTGAAGTGCGCGATTACCAATGCGTGATGGTCAAGCAGGAGCTGCTGCCCTCGGGCATGAGCGAGGAGCAGGAGATCGACGTCAAGTTCCGCGCCGAGCCGTACAGCGTGATGATGCATTGGTTACGCAATCCGGGTCTCGCCGAGCGCGTGATTTACGTGAAGGGCCGCTGGATCGACGAGGACGCCGACAACGTCGAAGAACGCGAACAGGCCGTGGCCCAGCCCGGCAAGATCGCGCAGTTGTTCGTCAAAAGCGTGAAGCAACCGATCCGCGGGCGCATGGCGAAGAAGTCCTCGCGGCGGTTTCTTGATGAGTTCGGCTTCAAGCGAGCGATGGACTTGTTGATCCGCTACTGCGAGATCGCACGGGACCGCGGCGAGTTGAAGCTGGAATTCCTCGGCGAGAGCCATTTCGACGGCCGTCCGGTCTGGGTCGTGCGCCGCACCCTGCCGTACAACGGTGAGAACGGCCTGTACCCAGATCGCGTGGCGGAAATTCTGATCGACAAGGAGCTGCGCGTGCCGGTGGCGGTGTATTGCTATTCCCACACCGATCGTCGGCCTGAAAACCTGCTGGGCAAGTACGAATATCGCAATATCCGCCTGCACACGGGCCTGTCCGATCGCGATTTTGAGCCGACGACGTACGGGATGTAA
- the nadD gene encoding nicotinate (nicotinamide) nucleotide adenylyltransferase, which produces MAGVGLLGGSFDPIHFGHLISARSCAEQLGLDRIVLIPSAVPPHKRGVTMTDGAHRLEMARRAVEGDELFEVCDVEFQRSGPSYTIDTVDEIRRQGIGGAGELCWLIGADTLPELHTWHRAAELVCRVRMVTVVRPGWSPPARGELAKWAGDEAADALLQNCVMTPAIEISATAIRERVRAGKSIRYLVPESVRSYIDATGLYR; this is translated from the coding sequence ATGGCCGGCGTGGGATTGCTGGGCGGCAGTTTCGATCCGATTCATTTCGGGCATCTCATTTCCGCGCGGTCGTGCGCGGAACAGTTGGGTCTTGATCGCATCGTATTGATTCCGTCTGCGGTTCCCCCGCACAAACGCGGTGTGACGATGACGGACGGCGCGCATCGACTGGAGATGGCCCGTCGCGCCGTGGAAGGCGATGAACTTTTTGAAGTGTGTGACGTAGAGTTTCAGCGCAGCGGTCCGAGCTACACGATTGATACGGTTGACGAGATTCGGCGGCAGGGGATTGGCGGCGCAGGTGAGCTGTGCTGGCTGATCGGCGCGGACACGCTGCCGGAGCTGCATACGTGGCACCGCGCGGCGGAGCTGGTATGCCGGGTGCGCATGGTGACGGTTGTTCGCCCGGGCTGGTCTCCGCCGGCGCGCGGCGAACTGGCAAAATGGGCGGGCGACGAAGCGGCAGATGCGCTGTTGCAGAATTGCGTGATGACGCCGGCGATCGAGATCAGCGCGACGGCGATCCGCGAGCGTGTCCGTGCAGGAAAGTCGATTCGGTATCTCGTGCCGGAGTCGGTGCGGTCCTATATCGACGCAACAGGGCTGTACCGTTGA
- the pckA gene encoding phosphoenolpyruvate carboxykinase (ATP), with protein sequence MNPGKQGIDQHGLSPTRAVYWNLSVPELVERALIRGEGRLNGTGALCCLTGKRTGRSPNDKFIVQDDHAAKTVAWGKINRPITPDVFEKLLKKTIAYLNDQELFVTDAWAGADEQYGMPIRLVGTKAWHSLFARQLFRRPTRNQMESAKPEYVILSAPDLHADPSKDGTNSEAFICADFSRKIILVAGTHYAGEIKKSIFTVLNHMLPDRGVFPMHCSANVGPDGDVALFFGLSGTGKTTLSADPQRRLIGDDEHGWSDRGVFNFEGGCYAKCIRLSPEREPQIYNALRFGAVLENVVMDPATRTVDFDSDHYTENTRAAYPIDFIDNAIPEGRADAHPRAIVFLTCDAFGVMPPISRLTPEQAMYHFLSGYTAKLAGTEAGVGSEPQAAFSTCFGAPFMTRNPMVYANLLADRMKKHNAQCFLINTGWGGGPFGVGKRIDLASTRAMVHAALGGKLTEVETVTDPVFGLHIPTRVPGVESDILLPRKTWKDTAAYDAKSKHLAGLFKDNFAQFTAATAEVKAAGPKG encoded by the coding sequence ATGAACCCAGGCAAACAAGGCATCGATCAACATGGCCTCTCTCCCACACGGGCCGTCTATTGGAATCTCTCGGTCCCCGAGCTGGTTGAGCGGGCCTTGATCCGCGGCGAGGGGCGGCTCAACGGTACGGGCGCGTTGTGCTGTCTCACTGGCAAACGCACTGGTCGCTCGCCCAACGACAAGTTTATCGTCCAAGACGACCACGCCGCCAAGACCGTGGCCTGGGGCAAAATCAATCGACCGATCACCCCGGACGTTTTCGAGAAGCTGCTCAAGAAAACGATCGCCTATTTGAACGATCAGGAGCTGTTCGTCACCGACGCCTGGGCCGGCGCCGACGAACAATACGGCATGCCGATTCGGCTCGTCGGCACGAAGGCGTGGCATTCCCTCTTCGCACGCCAGCTCTTCCGTCGCCCGACGCGAAACCAGATGGAAAGCGCCAAGCCGGAGTATGTGATTCTCTCCGCGCCGGACCTGCACGCCGATCCGAGCAAGGACGGCACGAACAGCGAAGCCTTCATCTGCGCCGACTTCAGCCGCAAGATCATCCTCGTCGCCGGAACGCATTACGCCGGCGAGATCAAGAAATCCATCTTCACCGTATTGAACCATATGTTGCCTGACCGCGGCGTCTTCCCGATGCACTGCTCGGCCAACGTCGGCCCCGACGGCGATGTCGCCCTGTTCTTCGGCCTCTCCGGCACCGGCAAGACCACCCTTAGCGCCGATCCGCAGCGACGGCTCATCGGCGACGACGAGCACGGCTGGTCGGACCGGGGCGTGTTCAACTTCGAAGGCGGCTGCTACGCCAAGTGCATCCGACTTTCGCCCGAGCGCGAGCCGCAGATCTACAACGCCCTGCGATTCGGCGCCGTGCTGGAAAACGTCGTGATGGACCCCGCCACGCGCACTGTCGATTTCGACAGCGACCACTACACCGAAAACACCCGCGCCGCCTACCCCATCGATTTCATCGACAACGCCATCCCCGAAGGCCGCGCCGACGCCCACCCGCGCGCGATCGTCTTCCTCACCTGCGACGCGTTCGGGGTCATGCCGCCGATCAGCCGGCTGACGCCCGAGCAGGCGATGTATCACTTTCTGTCGGGCTATACCGCCAAGCTGGCCGGCACCGAGGCGGGCGTTGGCTCCGAGCCGCAGGCGGCGTTCTCCACCTGTTTCGGCGCGCCGTTCATGACGCGCAACCCGATGGTGTACGCCAATCTGCTGGCCGACCGGATGAAAAAACACAACGCCCAGTGCTTTCTCATCAACACGGGCTGGGGCGGCGGGCCGTTCGGCGTCGGCAAGCGGATCGACCTCGCGTCGACGCGCGCGATGGTGCACGCGGCCCTCGGCGGTAAATTGACGGAAGTAGAAACCGTGACCGATCCGGTCTTCGGCCTGCACATCCCCACGCGCGTGCCCGGCGTCGAGTCGGACATTCTCCTGCCGCGCAAGACCTGGAAAGACACCGCCGCCTACGACGCGAAATCAAAACACCTCGCGGGATTGTTCAAGGACAATTTCGCCCAATTCACCGCCGCCACGGCCGAAGTGAAAGCCGCGGGCCCGAAGGGGTGA
- a CDS encoding site-2 protease family protein — MSSSSSARGGFPGAVRLFRFAGIDVFLHWTWLLIAVILVQRPISQYQAPIWGVVEYLSLFAIVLMHEFGHSLACRSVGGRAERILLWPFGGVAYVTPPRRPGAILWSIVAGPLVNVFLMPISVAALYTLPGWLIAPGGDAEQWLHSIVFMNIVLLVFNLMPIYPLDGGQILQALLWFFVGEYRSLAIASSLGLIGAAAIIGAALYFGNVWLILLAFMGASRSMQGLRYARALKALATSPRHAVFACPSCRQHPPAGSFWRCDCGGLFDTFGHRGWCPHCGVLHARTTCPLCGAMHPMGAWVVAAGVAPGQPASRLLE; from the coding sequence ATGTCATCTTCTTCCTCGGCGCGCGGCGGGTTTCCAGGGGCGGTTCGGCTTTTTCGCTTCGCTGGAATAGACGTTTTTCTTCATTGGACCTGGCTGCTGATCGCCGTCATTCTCGTGCAGCGGCCCATCAGCCAGTATCAAGCTCCGATCTGGGGCGTTGTTGAATACCTCTCGCTCTTCGCGATTGTGCTGATGCATGAGTTCGGCCATTCGCTGGCCTGTCGATCCGTCGGTGGTCGGGCGGAGCGGATTCTGCTGTGGCCGTTCGGCGGTGTGGCGTATGTAACGCCGCCGCGTCGACCGGGGGCGATTTTGTGGAGCATCGTCGCGGGGCCGCTGGTGAATGTGTTTCTGATGCCGATTTCGGTGGCGGCGCTGTACACGCTGCCCGGTTGGTTGATCGCTCCTGGCGGCGACGCCGAGCAATGGTTGCACAGCATCGTCTTCATGAACATCGTTCTGCTGGTGTTCAACCTGATGCCGATCTACCCGCTCGACGGCGGGCAGATTCTTCAGGCGCTCTTGTGGTTCTTCGTCGGGGAGTATCGCAGCCTCGCAATCGCGTCGAGCCTCGGCCTTATCGGCGCGGCGGCGATCATCGGTGCGGCGCTGTACTTCGGAAACGTGTGGCTGATCCTGCTGGCGTTCATGGGCGCGTCGCGTTCGATGCAGGGGCTGCGCTACGCGCGGGCGCTGAAGGCACTCGCGACCTCCCCGCGCCATGCGGTGTTCGCCTGCCCGAGCTGTCGACAGCACCCGCCGGCCGGCTCGTTCTGGCGATGCGATTGCGGCGGCTTGTTTGACACGTTCGGCCATCGCGGCTGGTGCCCGCACTGCGGCGTGCTGCACGCGCGGACGACGTGCCCGCTGTGCGGCGCGATGCACCCGATGGGTGCGTGGGTGGTGGCGGCGGGCGTGGCGCCCGGCCAACCCGCGAGTCGGCTACTTGAGTAG